A portion of the Chromobacterium sp. IIBBL 290-4 genome contains these proteins:
- a CDS encoding fatty acid--CoA ligase family protein, with translation MDVKRQWLVPRLRSFNSRMALIADCRHDTYEDIATALEQWLTLLDAQKVMQATVVVNGDYSCVVIGAILALYLRGCVVVPLYLADQAKIDEVATLTRARYVIGEVNAFDCRSIEMDGSVPPLIERLFAANESGLILLSSGSTGVPKAMLLSLDRLFARYVDQDEFSPMITAAFLLFDHVGGFNTLIYSLFNGGTLVKLNSRDPGHVCAHIERHKIELLPATPTFLNMLLIGGRDREYDLGSLKLITYGTESMPQSTLDNAVKAFPGVRLKQTYGMSELGILATRSEANDSLWMKIGGDGVGTRVVDNVLWVKTKTAMLGYLNAASPIDEDGWLCTGDVVEVREEYFKVLGREGDMINVGGLKVVPAEVESHLLCLPFVKDVVVWGKHSPVTGKIVAATVLTTEPMDVSEAKRQIVLHCRERLEPFKVPKFIEFAEGQLHSERFKKVKVRPQ, from the coding sequence ATGGATGTAAAACGTCAATGGTTGGTGCCGCGCTTACGCTCGTTTAACTCGCGTATGGCGTTGATTGCTGACTGCCGCCACGACACCTACGAGGATATCGCGACGGCGCTGGAACAGTGGCTGACACTACTCGATGCTCAAAAAGTCATGCAGGCCACGGTGGTGGTCAACGGCGATTATTCCTGTGTGGTGATCGGCGCGATACTGGCGCTGTATTTGCGTGGCTGCGTGGTGGTGCCGCTCTATCTCGCAGACCAGGCAAAGATTGATGAAGTCGCTACGCTGACTCGGGCAAGATATGTGATCGGGGAGGTGAATGCCTTCGATTGCCGCTCCATCGAGATGGATGGCTCCGTGCCGCCCTTGATCGAGCGGTTGTTCGCGGCTAATGAGTCCGGGTTGATTTTGCTCAGTTCCGGGAGCACTGGCGTCCCAAAGGCGATGTTGCTCAGTCTCGACCGGCTGTTCGCCCGCTATGTCGACCAAGATGAATTCTCCCCGATGATCACTGCGGCCTTTTTGCTGTTCGATCATGTCGGCGGGTTCAATACCTTGATCTATTCGTTGTTTAACGGCGGCACACTGGTCAAGCTCAATTCGCGTGATCCAGGGCACGTCTGCGCCCATATCGAGCGCCACAAGATCGAGCTGCTGCCTGCGACCCCCACTTTCCTGAACATGCTACTGATCGGCGGTCGTGACCGCGAATACGACCTTGGCAGTCTCAAATTGATCACCTATGGCACCGAGAGCATGCCGCAATCCACGCTGGATAACGCGGTCAAGGCCTTTCCGGGGGTTCGTTTGAAGCAGACCTATGGCATGAGCGAACTCGGCATCTTAGCCACCCGCTCCGAAGCTAACGATTCGCTGTGGATGAAAATAGGTGGTGACGGCGTCGGCACGCGCGTCGTCGACAACGTGCTTTGGGTGAAAACCAAAACCGCCATGCTCGGTTATCTCAATGCCGCGTCGCCGATCGACGAAGATGGTTGGTTGTGCACCGGCGACGTGGTCGAAGTGCGTGAGGAATATTTCAAGGTTTTGGGCCGCGAGGGCGACATGATCAACGTGGGCGGCCTGAAAGTGGTGCCGGCCGAGGTTGAAAGTCATTTGCTGTGCCTTCCGTTCGTCAAGGACGTCGTGGTGTGGGGCAAGCATAGTCCGGTGACCGGCAAGATTGTGGCTGCCACGGTGCTGACCACTGAGCCGATGGACGTTTCTGAGGCGAAGAGGCAAATCG